In Rhodamnia argentea isolate NSW1041297 chromosome 11, ASM2092103v1, whole genome shotgun sequence, one genomic interval encodes:
- the LOC115735724 gene encoding lysM domain-containing GPI-anchored protein 2-like — translation MRCVAVLVCLSVLLCALAPATHALGFRCTSQPEATCQALVGYKSPNTTTVKSIQSLFGVKHLHSLLAANNLSPTAPPTTTVQAQDTVIIPFTCRCSNGSGISYPGPVYTVQKDDGLYYIASIVFSYLLVYQDIQLVNHIENANLIKIGQQLRIPLPCSCDPVDGQRVVHYAHVVAEGSSVEEIAWKFGVPEQTLLDLNGLANAIDLMADTAFDVPLEACTSKISNGSLDASLLVPNGSYAFTANNCVQCSCDSVNNWTLQCQPSKIAALGDSTCPLMQCPGADNLTIGSTTVTNCGSETCSYAGYTSQNTILTTLDLKSTCPGTCSLLAFFKRLTFSPPICFERSLS, via the exons atgaggtgCGTCGCGGTGCTCGTGTGCCTCTCCGTCCTCCTCTGCGCGCTCGCACCGGCGACGCACGCCCTCGGCTTCCGCTGCACCTCCCAGCCTGAGGCCACTTGCCAGGCGCTGGTCGGCTACAAATCCCCCAACACCACCACTGTCAAGTCCATCCAGTCCCTCTTCGGCGTCAAGCACCTCCACTCCCTCCTCGCCGCCAACAACCTCAGCCCCACCGCCCCTCCCACCACCACCGTCCAGGCCCAAGACACCGTCATCATCCCCTTCACTTGCAG GTGCTCGAACGGGTCGGGTATATCGTACCCTGGCCCCGTGTACACAGTTCAGAAGGACGACGGCCTCTACTACATCGCATCGATTGTGTTCTCGTACCTGCTGGTGTACCAGGACATCCAGCTAGTGAACCACATCGAGAACGCCAACCTCATCAAAATCGGGCAGCAGCTGCGGATCCCGCTGCCGTGCAGCTGCGACCCAGTGGATGGGCAGAGGGTGGTGCACTACGCCCACGTGGTGGCGGAGGGAAGCTCTGTGGAGGAGATTGCCTGGAAGTTCGGCGTGCCGGAGCAGACCCTGCTGGACCTGAACGGGTTGGCCAACGCCATCGATCTCATGGCCGACACGGCTTTCGACGTCCCTCTTGaag CTTGTACCTCCAAGATCAGTAACGGATCGCTGGACGCCTCGCTGCTCGTGCCGAACGGCTCTTACGCCTTCACGGCCAACAACTGCGTGCAGTGCAGCTGTGATTCCGTGAACAACTGGAC ATTACAATGCCAGCCCTCCAAGATTGCGGCTTTGGGTGATTCGACGTGCCCGTTGATGCAGTGCCCGGGTGCCGATAATCTGACCATCGGCAGCACGACCGTGACAAATTGCGGCAGTGAGACGTGTTCTTATGCCGGTTACACGAGCCAGAACACCATCCTCACGACCCTCGACCTGAAATCCACTTGTCCCGGTACGTGCTCCTTGCTAGCATTTTTCAAGCGATTAACTTTTAGTCCTCCGATTTGTTTCGAGCGCTCCCTGTCCTAG
- the LOC115735828 gene encoding LOW QUALITY PROTEIN: protein DETOXIFICATION 45, chloroplastic (The sequence of the model RefSeq protein was modified relative to this genomic sequence to represent the inferred CDS: substituted 1 base at 1 genomic stop codon), which translates to MKNSSIIITIKKKQKGSLRAAVHGHGGAYGYGTSLARFVRHFAALGDFAASGAMSGAQLAGASVSNGPTSRHSELSAAIRRKRLLAPVRTSGVCSFSALVDRKRFYGCGCRLSANHGRSSLLSVHSQLSSDCGIGSPDVDEYVGSLSVGDELPPRGDPRTKKTEEAAELTAVSQGQSHITDVKRELIALSLPALAGQAFEPLAQLMETAYIGRLGAVELGSAGVSMSIFNIISKLFNIPLLSVATSFVAEDLSKSASKDSASVRFLMGSFXCYTGKLFAVPERKQLSSVSTALLLAVGIGIFEAIALYFGSGQFLNVMGVSSASPMHSPAQRILSLRALGAPAVVVSLALQGIFRGFKDTKTPVFCLGIGNLAAVFLFPVLMYGFRLGVVGAALCTVASQYLVALLMIWYLNKRVILLPPKMGALQFGGYIKSGGFLLGRTLAVLTTMTVGTSMAARQGPLAMAAHQICMQVWLAVSLLTDALAASAQALIAGSVSKSDYRTVREVTNFVLKIGLLTGISLAAILLLSFGSLANLFTKDADVLLIVKTGVLFVSASQPLNALAYIFDGLHYGVSDFPYAAFSMMLVGTISSAFLLFAPRMIGLPGVWLGLSLFMGLRTAAGYFRLSAKTGPWWFMHREMLKFDVSEVYSGFSPRLR; encoded by the exons ATGAAAAACAGCAGTATTATAataacgataaaaaaaaaacaaaaaggcagcCTCCGCGCAGCAGTCCATGGCCATGGCGGTGCTTACGGTTACGGCACTTCCCTCGCGCGCTTCGTCCGCCATTTCGCCGCTCTAGGGGACTTCGCCGCC AGCGGTGCGATGTCGGGAGCGCAGCTCGCTGGTGCTTCGGTTTCTAATGGCCCGACGAGTAGGCATAGCGAATTGAGCGCGGCAATCAGAAGGAAAAGATTGCTCGCCCCTGTCCGCACAAGTGGTGTCTGTAGTTTTTCGGCTTTGGTCGATCGAAAGAGATTCTACGGTTGTGGATGCCGTCTATCTGCGAATCACGGGAGGTCCTCACTGCTTTCGGTCCATAGTCAGTTGAGTTCAGATTGTGGAATAGGTTCTCCAGATGTTGATGAATACGTGGGTTCTCTGTCTGTGGGGGATGAGCTCCCTCCAAGAGGTGATCCTCGTACCAAGAAAACAGAGGAAGCCGC TGAGTTGACAGCGGTTTCTCAAGGTCAATCACATATCACTGATGTGAAAAGAGAGCTCATAGCACTCTCACTGCCTGCACTTGCCGGACAAGCTTTTGAGCCCTTAGCACAGCTGATGGAGACAGCTTATATTGGCAGATTGG GTGCTGTGGAGTTGGGCTCAGCTGGGGTTTCCATGTCAATATTTAACATCATATCAAAGCTTTTTAACATTCCTCTGCTTAGTGTTGCCACTTCTTTTGTGGCTGAGGACTTATCTAAAAGTGCAAGTAAAGATTCTGCTTCAG ttcgttttctgaTGGGATCCTTTTGATGTTACACAGGCAAACTGTTTGCAGTGCCTGAGAGGAAGCAATTATCATCTGTGTCCACGGCTCTGCTATTGGCAGTTGGGATAGGCATTTTTGAGGCCATAGCTTTATACTTTGGATCTGGACAATTTTTAAATGTGATGGGTGTATCGTCT GCATCACCCATGCACAGTCCAGCACAACGCATTCTTTCTCTTAGAGCACTTGGAGCCCCTGCAGTGGTAGTGTCCTTGGCACTGCAAGGAATTTTTCGTGGGTTTAAAGATACAAAAACTCCTGTTTTCTGTCTAG GCATTGGTAATTTAGCAGCAGTTTTCTTGTTTCCCGTACTTATGTATGGCTTTCGACTGGGTGTAGTTGGGGCAGCCCTTTGTACTGTTGCATCACA GTACCTTGTCGCCTTACTAATGATTTGGTATCTTAATAAGAGAGTTATTTTATTGCCTCCAAAGATGGGAGCACTGCAGTTTGGGGGATATATAAAATCTG GTGGTTTTCTTCTTGGAAGAACTCTTGCCGTTCTTACAACCATGACTGTGGGAACATCTATGGCTGCTCGTCAAGGTCCATTAGCAATGGCTGCTCATCAGATATGCATGCAAGTTTGGTTGGCTGTCTCTCTTTTGACAGATGCACTGGCTGCATCTGCCCAG GCCCTGATTGCTGGTTCAGTATCTAAATCTGACTATAGAACTGTAAGAGAAGTGACAAACTTCGTCTTAAAG ATAGGATTATTGACAGGAATCTCCCTAGCTGCAATTCTCCTACTATCTTTTGGCTCTTTAGCGAATTTGTTTACCAAGGATGCTGATGTGTTACTTATTGTAAAAACTGGGGTCCTG TTTGTTAGCGCTAGTCAACCGTTGAACGCTCTGGCTTACATTTTTGATGGCCTCCACTATGGTGTTTCCGACTTCCCATATGCAGCTTTCTCCATG ATGTTGGTGGGGACAATATCTTCGGCATTTTTGCTGTTTGCTCCTAGGATGATTGGTCTTCCTGGGGTTTGGTTGGGCTTGTCTCTCTTTATGGGCTTGCGTACAGCAGCAGGCTATTTCAG ATTATCAGCAAAGACTGGTCCATGGTGGTTCATGCACAGAGAGATGCTGAAATTCGATGTGAGTGAAGTATACTCTGGTTTTTCACCCAGGTTGCGTTAA
- the LOC115735917 gene encoding isocitrate dehydrogenase [NAD] regulatory subunit 1, mitochondrial isoform X1, whose amino-acid sequence MARRALTLPILKRLSDSSTASATRLLPPSQPARTVTYMPRPGDGAPRAVTLIPGDGIGPLVTNAVEQVMSAMHAPVYFDTYEVHGNMKRVPEEVIESIRKNKVCLKGGLRTPVGGGVSSLNVQLRKELDLYASLVNCFNLPGLPTRHEGVDIVVIRENTEGEYSGLEHEVVPGVVESLKVITKFCSERIAKYAFEYAYLNNRKKVTAVHKANIMKLADGLFLESCREVATKYPSIKYNEIIVDNCCMQLVSKPEQFDVMVTPNLYGNLVANTAAGIAGGTGVMPGGNVGADTAVFEQGASAGNVGNEKIVEHKKANPVAFLLSSAMMLRHLQFPSFADRLETAVKRVISEGKVRTKDLGGDSTTQEVVDAVIAKLD is encoded by the exons ATGGCTCGTCGAGCCCTGACCCTCCCCATCCTCAAACGCCTCTCCGACTCTTCCACCGCCAGCGCCACACGCCTGCTCCCTCCCTCCCAGCCCGCCCGGACCGTCACCTACATGCCCCGCCCCGGCGACGGGGCTCCGCGCGCCGTGACCCTGATCCCCGGAGACGGAATCGGCCCTCTGGTCACCAACGCTGTCGAGCAGGTCATGTCGGCGATGCACGCGCCCGTCTACTTCGACACCTACGAGGTCCACGGCAACATGAAGCGCGTGCCCGAGGAGGTGATCGAGTCGATACGCAAAAACAAGGTGTGCCTGAAGGGGGGGTTGAGGACTCCGGTCGGCGGCGGAGTCAGCTCGCTGAACGTGCAGCTGAGGAAGGAGCTCGACTTGTACGCTTCGCTCGTGAATTGCTTTAACTTGCCCGGGTTGCCCACGCGGCACGAGGGGGTGGATATCGTGGTGATCAGGGAGAACACGGAGGGCGAGTACTCTGGGCTCGAGCACGAGGTTGTTCCTGGCGTCGTGGAGAGCCTGAAG GTGATTACAAAGTTCTGTTCGGAACGCATTGCAAAATATGCATTTGAATATGCATACTTAAACAACAGAAAGAAGGTGACAGCTGTCCACAAAGCCAACATTATGAAACTTGCTGATGGCTTATTTTTAGAATCTTGTCGGGAGGTTGCAACAAAATATCCCAGCATCAAGTACAACGAGATCATAGTTGATAATTGCTGCATGCAACTTGTTTCAAAGCCTGAGCAATTTGACGTGATG GTGACTCCAAATCTTTATGGCAATTTAGTAGCCAATACAGCAGCAGGTATTGCTGGAGGAACAGGTGTTATGCCCGGAG GCAATGTGGGGGCAGATACTGCTGTTTTTGAACAAGGTGCGTCAGCAGGAAATGTTGGGAACGAAAAGATAGTGGAGCACAAGAAGGCAAATCCAGTGGCCTTCCTTCTCTCATCTGCTATGATGTTGCGGCACTTGCAATTTCCATCTTTTGCCGATCGACTCGAGACTGCAGTAAAGCGAGTAATCTCAGAGGGTAAAGTCCGGACAAAAGATCTCGGAGGAGACAGTACAACCCAGGAGGTTGTAGACGCCGTCATTGCTAAGCTGGATTAA
- the LOC115735917 gene encoding isocitrate dehydrogenase [NAD] regulatory subunit 1, mitochondrial isoform X2, producing MARRALTLPILKRLSDSSTASATRLLPPSQPARTVTYMPRPGDGAPRAVTLIPGDGIGPLVTNAVEQVMSAMHAPVYFDTYEVHGNMKRVPEEVIESIRKNKVCLKGGLRTPVGGGVSSLNVQLRKELDLYASLVNCFNLPGLPTRHEGVDIVVIRENTEGEYSGLEHEVVPGVVESLKFCSERIAKYAFEYAYLNNRKKVTAVHKANIMKLADGLFLESCREVATKYPSIKYNEIIVDNCCMQLVSKPEQFDVMVTPNLYGNLVANTAAGIAGGTGVMPGGNVGADTAVFEQGASAGNVGNEKIVEHKKANPVAFLLSSAMMLRHLQFPSFADRLETAVKRVISEGKVRTKDLGGDSTTQEVVDAVIAKLD from the exons ATGGCTCGTCGAGCCCTGACCCTCCCCATCCTCAAACGCCTCTCCGACTCTTCCACCGCCAGCGCCACACGCCTGCTCCCTCCCTCCCAGCCCGCCCGGACCGTCACCTACATGCCCCGCCCCGGCGACGGGGCTCCGCGCGCCGTGACCCTGATCCCCGGAGACGGAATCGGCCCTCTGGTCACCAACGCTGTCGAGCAGGTCATGTCGGCGATGCACGCGCCCGTCTACTTCGACACCTACGAGGTCCACGGCAACATGAAGCGCGTGCCCGAGGAGGTGATCGAGTCGATACGCAAAAACAAGGTGTGCCTGAAGGGGGGGTTGAGGACTCCGGTCGGCGGCGGAGTCAGCTCGCTGAACGTGCAGCTGAGGAAGGAGCTCGACTTGTACGCTTCGCTCGTGAATTGCTTTAACTTGCCCGGGTTGCCCACGCGGCACGAGGGGGTGGATATCGTGGTGATCAGGGAGAACACGGAGGGCGAGTACTCTGGGCTCGAGCACGAGGTTGTTCCTGGCGTCGTGGAGAGCCTGAAG TTCTGTTCGGAACGCATTGCAAAATATGCATTTGAATATGCATACTTAAACAACAGAAAGAAGGTGACAGCTGTCCACAAAGCCAACATTATGAAACTTGCTGATGGCTTATTTTTAGAATCTTGTCGGGAGGTTGCAACAAAATATCCCAGCATCAAGTACAACGAGATCATAGTTGATAATTGCTGCATGCAACTTGTTTCAAAGCCTGAGCAATTTGACGTGATG GTGACTCCAAATCTTTATGGCAATTTAGTAGCCAATACAGCAGCAGGTATTGCTGGAGGAACAGGTGTTATGCCCGGAG GCAATGTGGGGGCAGATACTGCTGTTTTTGAACAAGGTGCGTCAGCAGGAAATGTTGGGAACGAAAAGATAGTGGAGCACAAGAAGGCAAATCCAGTGGCCTTCCTTCTCTCATCTGCTATGATGTTGCGGCACTTGCAATTTCCATCTTTTGCCGATCGACTCGAGACTGCAGTAAAGCGAGTAATCTCAGAGGGTAAAGTCCGGACAAAAGATCTCGGAGGAGACAGTACAACCCAGGAGGTTGTAGACGCCGTCATTGCTAAGCTGGATTAA
- the LOC115735631 gene encoding uncharacterized protein LOC115735631: protein MEMETALGLRNRYWVLRHGKSIPNEKGLVVSSLENGTLPEYALASDGIDQARVAGELFLQVLKENNILLENVRICYSPFARTSHTARVVASVLNIPFEGPQCKVMVDLRERYFGPSFELKSHDKYAEIWALDEKDPFQRPEGGECVDDVASRLAKTMVNIETEFQGCAVLIVSHGDPLQILQTIVSAAKLGNPNGNEFSSSIQATRTFAVLSQHRKFALLTGELRALA from the exons ATGGAAATGGAGACGGCGTTGGGGTTGAGGAACCGGTACTGGGTCTTGCGGCACGGCAAGAGCATCCCCAATGAGAAGGGTCTCGTTGTTTCCTCGCtg gaaaatggcACACTTCCGGAGTATGCATTGGCCTCGGACGGTATCGATCAGGCGCGAGTGGCCGGCGAGCTGTTTCTCCAG GTGctgaaagaaaataatattctGCTAGAGAATGTCCGTATTTGTTACTCGCCATTTGCAAGGACAAGCCACACTGCGAGGGTTGTTGCGTCGGTTCTGAATATTCCATTCGAGGGTCCTCAATGCAAG GTGATGGTGGATCTTCGGGAACGTTACTTCGGACCTTCGTTTGAGCTCAAGTCACATGATAAA TACGCTGAAATATGGGCACTCGATGAGAAAGATCCATTTCAAAGGCCAGAAGGCGGAGAATGCGTCGACGATGTTGCTTCCAGACTTGCAAAAACTATGGTTAATATTGAGACGGAATTTCAAGG ATGCGCTGTATTGATCGTTAGCCATGGCGATCCACTGCAGATTTTGCAGACAATAGTTTCTGCAGCTAAACTAGGAAATCCAAACGGAAACGAGTTTTCATCAAGCATACAAGCAACCAGAACCTTTGCAGTATTATCACAACACCGAAAGTTTGCCTTGCTTACCGGAGAACTCAGGGCACTCGCATAG